In Sphaeramia orbicularis chromosome 7, fSphaOr1.1, whole genome shotgun sequence, one genomic interval encodes:
- the rbp7a gene encoding retinoid-binding protein 7a — protein MPASLCGTWDMISNVNLEGYMIALGIGPYIRKIAMKLKLKKIIEQQGDHFIIKTTSTFRNYTISFRVGQEFAEFTKGLDNRHVKSLVIWEGNKLVCEQIGEKKNRGWAHWIEDDKLHLVLYCEGEVCKQVFKKNVNE, from the exons ATGCCTGCCAGCCTCTGTGGAACATGGGACATGATCAGCAATGTCAACCTTGAGGGATACATGATTGCACTGG GTATTGGCCCTTATATACGAAAGATCGccatgaagctgaaactgaagaagaTCATTGAACAACAAGGGGACCACTTCATCATCAAAACTACAAGCACCTTCAGAAACTACACCATCTCCTTCCGAGTCGGTCAGGAGTTTGCAGAGTTTACGAAGGGACTAGACAACagacatgtcaag TCACTGGTGATATGGgagggaaataaactggtgtgtgaACAGATTGGAGAGAAGAAAAACAGGGGCTGGGCTCATTGGATCGAAGACGACAAATTACACCTG GTGCTGTATTGTGAAGGAGAAGTCTGCAAGCAAGTGTTTAAGAAGaatgtgaatgagtga
- the nmnat1 gene encoding nicotinamide/nicotinic acid mononucleotide adenylyltransferase 1 isoform X1, protein MEGHSVTRVALLACGSFNPITNMHLRMFELARDHLEDTVGNYRVVKGIISPVGDGYKKKGLIEACHRVEMARLATESSDWITVDAWESLQPEWVETAKVVRHHYQKLAAVEQNNDDVDTVKFAKKRRIEENCHQGSSHQRSRDSPQLMLLCGADVLESFGVPNLWKQEDIAEIVGRFGLICITRCGNEPQKFIHQSDALWKHRKNIHVVHEWVTNDISATHVRRALRRGRSVRYLLPDAVVHYIQDHELYSAESEQKNADVILAPLQRYAGASSS, encoded by the exons ATGGAGGGGCACAGTGTAACCAGAGTGGCCCTGCTGGCCTGTGGCTCTTTCAACCCTATCACCAACATGCACCTGAGGATGTTTGAGCTGGCACGAGACCACCTGGAAGACACAG TAGGTAACTACCGGGTGGTGAAAGGCATCATCTCTCCAGTGGGTGACGGTTATAAGAAGAAGGGTTTGATTGAAGCCTGCCACCGTGTGGAGATGGCGCGATTGGCCACAGAGAGCTCAGACTGGATCACTGTGGATGCCTGGGAGAGTTTGCAGCCTGAATGGGTGGAGACGGCTAAAGTGGTTCG ACATCACTACCAGAAATTGGCTGCAGTGGAACAGAACAACGATGACGTGGACACGGTCAAGTTTGCCAAAAAGAGACGCATCGAGGAAAACTGTCACCAGGGTTCATCTCATCAGAGAAGCAGAG ACAGTCCTCAGCTGATGCTGTTGTGTGGTGCTGATGTTCTGGAGTCGTTTGGCGTCCCCAATCTGTGGAAGCAGGAGGACATCGCAGAGATCGTGGGTCGATTCGGTTTAATTTGCATTACCCGCTGCGGCAACGAACCCCAGAAGTTCATCCACCAATCAGACGCACTGTGGAAGCATCGCAAGAACATCCACGTAGTGCACGAGTGGGTGACCAACGACATCTCGGCCACACATGTGCGTCGCGCTCTTCGTCGAGGTCGGAGCGTCAGGTACCTGCTGCCAGATGCCGTGGTTCATTACATTCAAGACCATGAGCTCTATAGCGCTGAGAGCGAGCAGAAGAACGCTGACGTTATCCTTGCACCGCTCCAGAGGTACGCCGGTGCTTCATCGAGCTGA
- the nmnat1 gene encoding nicotinamide/nicotinic acid mononucleotide adenylyltransferase 1 isoform X2 → MEGHSVTRVALLACGSFNPITNMHLRMFELARDHLEDTGNYRVVKGIISPVGDGYKKKGLIEACHRVEMARLATESSDWITVDAWESLQPEWVETAKVVRHHYQKLAAVEQNNDDVDTVKFAKKRRIEENCHQGSSHQRSRDSPQLMLLCGADVLESFGVPNLWKQEDIAEIVGRFGLICITRCGNEPQKFIHQSDALWKHRKNIHVVHEWVTNDISATHVRRALRRGRSVRYLLPDAVVHYIQDHELYSAESEQKNADVILAPLQRYAGASSS, encoded by the exons ATGGAGGGGCACAGTGTAACCAGAGTGGCCCTGCTGGCCTGTGGCTCTTTCAACCCTATCACCAACATGCACCTGAGGATGTTTGAGCTGGCACGAGACCACCTGGAAGACACAG GTAACTACCGGGTGGTGAAAGGCATCATCTCTCCAGTGGGTGACGGTTATAAGAAGAAGGGTTTGATTGAAGCCTGCCACCGTGTGGAGATGGCGCGATTGGCCACAGAGAGCTCAGACTGGATCACTGTGGATGCCTGGGAGAGTTTGCAGCCTGAATGGGTGGAGACGGCTAAAGTGGTTCG ACATCACTACCAGAAATTGGCTGCAGTGGAACAGAACAACGATGACGTGGACACGGTCAAGTTTGCCAAAAAGAGACGCATCGAGGAAAACTGTCACCAGGGTTCATCTCATCAGAGAAGCAGAG ACAGTCCTCAGCTGATGCTGTTGTGTGGTGCTGATGTTCTGGAGTCGTTTGGCGTCCCCAATCTGTGGAAGCAGGAGGACATCGCAGAGATCGTGGGTCGATTCGGTTTAATTTGCATTACCCGCTGCGGCAACGAACCCCAGAAGTTCATCCACCAATCAGACGCACTGTGGAAGCATCGCAAGAACATCCACGTAGTGCACGAGTGGGTGACCAACGACATCTCGGCCACACATGTGCGTCGCGCTCTTCGTCGAGGTCGGAGCGTCAGGTACCTGCTGCCAGATGCCGTGGTTCATTACATTCAAGACCATGAGCTCTATAGCGCTGAGAGCGAGCAGAAGAACGCTGACGTTATCCTTGCACCGCTCCAGAGGTACGCCGGTGCTTCATCGAGCTGA
- the lzic gene encoding protein LZIC, translating into MASRGKSETGKLRQNMEEQLDRLMQQLQDLEECREELDEDEYEETKKETLEQLSEFNDSLKKIMTGDMTLVDELSGMQLAIQAAISQAFKTPEVIRLFAKKQPGQLRTRLGEMDRDVMVGKLSRDVYTQQKMEILTALRKLGEKLTAEDESFLVENATATLSQFEKVTANLGSEDKILALASSGVKTKA; encoded by the exons ATGGCCTCTCGCGGGAAATCAGAGACTGGAAAATTAAGACAAAATATGGAGGAACAACTCGACAGATTGATGCAGCAACTCCAGGATCTAGAGGAATGCAG aGAGGAATTAGATGAGGATGAGTATGAAGAGACCAAAAAGGAAACTTTGGAACAGCTGAGTGAATTCAACGACTCTCTGAAGAAGATCATGACAGGAGACATGACACTTGTGGATGAACTCAGTGGAATGCAGCTG GCAATCCAAGCTGCAATCAGCCAAGCATTCAAAACCCCAGAGGTGATCCGACTGTTTGCCAAGAAGCAGCCGGGACAGCTGAGAACCAGACTAGGAGAG ATGGATCGAGATGTCATGGTGGGGAAATTGTCACGGGATGTATACACGCAGCAGAAAATGGAAATCCTCACAGCCTTGAGAAAACTCGGCGAGAAG CTCACTGCAGAAGACGAGTCCTTTTTGGTGGAAAATGCAACAGCTACTCTGAGCCAGTTTGAGAAAGTGACGGCCAACTTAG GGTCCGAGGATAAAATTCTGGCCTTAGCTAGCTCCGGCGTGAAAACAAAGGCGTAA